The following proteins come from a genomic window of Nicotiana tomentosiformis chromosome 12, ASM39032v3, whole genome shotgun sequence:
- the LOC104121663 gene encoding 14-3-3-like protein B, whose protein sequence is MAREENVYMAKLAEQAERYEEMVSFMEKVSTSLGTSEELTVEERNLLSVAYKNVIGARRASWRIISSIEQKEESRGNEDHVKCIQEYRSKIESELSNICDGILKLLDSCLIPSASAGDSKVFYLKMKGDYHRYLAEFKTGAERKEAAESTLSAYKAAQDIANAELAPTHPIRLGLALNFSVFYYEILNSPDRACNLAKQAFDEAIAELDTLGEESYKDSTLIMQLLRDNLTLWTSDMQDDGADEIKETKADNEQQ, encoded by the exons ATGGCGCGTGAGGAGAACGTGTACATGGCTAAGCTTGCCGAGCAAGCCGAGAGATACGAGGAAATGGTATCGTTCATGGAGAAAGTCTCGACATCCCTAGGGACGTCAGAGGAACTCACGGTAGAGGAGAGAAATCTCCTCTCCGTGGCGTACAAGAACGTTATCGGGGCTCGTAGAGCCTCGTGGCGTATAATCTCCTCCATCGAACAGAAGGAGGAGTCGAGGGGAAACGAGGACCACGTCAAATGCATTCAGGAGTACAGATCTAAGATTGAATCTGAACTCTCCAATATCTGTGATGGCATTCTCAAGCTCCTTGATTCTTGTCTTATTCCTTCGGCTTCAGCTGGTGATTCTAAGGTGTTTTACCTTAAAATGAAGGGTGATTATCATCGTTATTTGGCTGAGTTTAAGACTGGCGCTGAACGTAAGGAAGCCGCTGAGAGTACTCTCTCCGCTTACAAAGCCGCTCAG GATATTGCAAATGCTGAACTTGCCCCAACTCACCCAATCCGACTTGGACTGGCTCTCAACTTCTCTGTGTTTTATTATGAGATTTTGAACTCTCCTGATCGTGCTTGCAATCTTGCTAAACAG GCCTTTGACGAAGCAATTGCTGAGTTGGACACACTGGGAGAGGAGTCTTACAAGGATAGCACTTTGATCATGCAACTGCTTCGTGACAATCTTACTCTCTGGACCTCTGATATGCAG GATGATGGCGCAGATGAAATTAAGGAAACCAAAGCTGACAATGAACAACAGTGA